The nucleotide sequence CCATTTTAGCCTTTGTACGCTTGAGAAAACATAAGATTGGACGATGGATGTCACTGGTCATTATAGTGATGGGAGTTTTATGTCCATTAACAGGTGGTGTTATTACAAGTAGGTATTCTCCTGTGTTGACATACTTCTTCCTAACATTCCAAACAATCTGGAATCTTTGTTACTGTCTGTTACTGTTGGAACAATCCTCTACACTGTTTATTAAATTAAGCACAAATAGTGTTATTTTAGCAGAAATTGTGTAATATTTCTTCCATGGACCGTCTGACAACTTTCTTAAATGGAATATTATTGTCAGATGGTCAATGGCTAAaatcatataacatttttttctcacTAGACATTGAGCAATACACATTCATGTTTCTCTATATTTacctgagttatctcccattagaGCCAGGTAAAGAACAACTtgttacaacaacaaaaaaaatttaatttaacaactCTCATCAATTTCAACTTTTTATGAATACAAGTTATGTCATTATGTTTTTTGTGAaggtaaaaaatatttctttatgattttaatcaactaaaaatacaaattaaaactcAATACATGTATTACGTACGCACTCATTGATTTGAAATTTGATAATCTAATAAAGACATGAATATGTGTTAAGAAAGACAGCATAAATAAATGACACTTTCAAATTTATAGAACTTTACTTAAACCTGGTAATAAGCTTGCATCCTGTTAATATAGTGAATTTTTTAACTATTCATATGCAAAGCTGATAATTATCATGATTTACAATAACCGAATATGAAAATGGGAAATCGGGTAAATATGATTATATATTCACTGAGTATAAccaatttaaaagtattttttcaatttttcaggtGCTACAATTGCTGGATTTTATCGTGGATCTGACTTTGAGATGAAGCCATTCATTGCCTTGTTATGGGGACTTGGACAAACTGTAGTAGTGATAGTTGTATCATTCAGTAGAATTCTAGCTACATTGTGATAAAGGCTAAGACACCCTGTCTGTCACAGGCATTATAAACATCAATTAATTCAAAAGTGTGAGGCCCTTCAAGCCTATCTGAATGTAGCTACATTGAGATAAAGGCCATGTTATTATGACGTCACAAGAATTATGACTCAAAGAATAAAAGACTGCCTATCTGAATGAGGACATAACTGATgaataaatataacatttcaaGCTGCGAAGTTTCAAAATACTGGTGTCCTCCTACTCATTATAGTACTCAAGTCATGAAGATTATGAAgttataattattaaatgtaaagtATTTAAACAAGACTATTATACAGACATTTATATGATGAATTTTGAGGTCAAATGTCATTGTCagttgtgtttgttttgttgtttagAACATACACTAGTTTGTGCATTTCAATTCTAGTCAGGATAATTTTACTTAATTAGAATGTTGGTTCACCTAGCTCAAAGCCTCAGATTAACAGATATTTATCTCATAACACAAAAGTTGAAGAAGGATAACAGAGTTATCTGTCCaatctgaaatatatttttaggCACCAAAGATTTCAAGTTTCACATCCAGTTAGCATCAAACACCATTCAGTGCtttgcttaaatatttttttttatgtcttattTCATTATCAGCATGGCTTGAGAGATTTTAGGCTGAAGTCACTTCACCATGTTAACATCCAATCTTCATTGAGATATACTGATAGCATGTGTATGGCAATGCCAATAAATTATTAGATATTTTTTCGTATATAGAATGCCAATATTGTTTAAATTCACTACtagtgtttatatatatagatatgtttaCAATTAACAATAATCAGGAATAAGTTTTCTGAGAAATGCATATAAAGGCATTATTTTGTTATTCCTCGGGTATATTAACCATTCAATCTTAGTCATGCGTAAAAAATAACCAAGTTATATGTTAAATGTATCTCACTCTGCGTTGAGTCTGTGCTCAAGGTGATATAGTGAGAGAGAGATATATAGagagaaaattgaaaatatataattacagGGCAATGTGCAATATCTTATGACTATATTTTCAGCATTTGCAATACTCATTAGTTATAATCCTGATTAATGGGTAACAGCTATTACTTTTGTGgatatcatttaaattttttttttactagtttaacatgtttaagattaaatactatgtatatatatccataatttctttttctttctgtGAGGTCTAGCTAGTATTTaagttttattgtaaaattttataaatggtATATATATGCAAGGAGGTTAAAATATAAAGAACCATTGTTATATGctattttttatttgacaaatgtttgattaaaaaaCCATCacattttataatgtattttttttttccttagcCTATTTAAAAT is from Mytilus galloprovincialis chromosome 6, xbMytGall1.hap1.1, whole genome shotgun sequence and encodes:
- the LOC143080735 gene encoding transmembrane protein 170B-like; its protein translation is MSSGSQDEFTPPFNIFDMLGLTPGESAKSFAEIWYQVFLWALFTSIFVHAIAAILAFVRLRKHKIGRWMSLVIIVMGVLCPLTGGVITSATIAGFYRGSDFEMKPFIALLWGLGQTVVVIVVSFSRILATL